In Poecile atricapillus isolate bPoeAtr1 chromosome W, bPoeAtr1.hap1, whole genome shotgun sequence, one DNA window encodes the following:
- the LOC131591706 gene encoding PRKCA-binding protein gives MFADLDYDIEEDKLGIPTVPGTVTLKKDSQNLIGISIGGGAQYCPCLYIVQVFDNTPAALDGTVAAGDEITGVNGKSVKGKTKVEVAKMIQMVKGEVTIHYNKLQADPKQGKSLDIVLKKVKHRLVENMSSGTADALGLSRAILCNDGLVKRLEELERTAELYKGLTEHTKSLLRAFFELSQTHRAFGDVFSVIGVREPQPAASEAFVKFADAHRNIEKFGIHLLKTIKPMLTDLNTYLNKAIPDTRLTIKKYLDVKFEYLSYCLKVKEMDDEEYSCIALGEPLYRVSTGNYEYRLILRCRQEARTRFAKMRKDVLEKIELLDQKHVQDIVFQLQRFVSTMSKYYDDCYAVLRDADVFPIEVDLARTTLSYGQKDTYTDGAEEEGESEREGSGREDTNGEKLIDDA, from the exons ATGTTTGCAGATTTGGACTATGATATTGAGGAAGATAAGCT GGGCATCCCCACTGTACCTGGGACAGTGACCCTGAAGAAGGACTCCCAGAACCTGATTGGGATCAGCATTGGAGGAGGAGCACAGTACTGCCCCTGTCTCTACATTGTCCAG GTGTTTGATAACACCCCAGCAGCCTTAGACGGCACCGTAGCAGCCGGGGATGAAATCACAGGAGTCAACGGGAAATCTGTCAAAGGGAAGACCAAAGTGGAGGTGGCCAAGATGATACAGATGGTAAAG GGAGAAGTGACAATACACTACAACAAGCTTCAGGCTGACCCAAAGCAGGGCAAGTCTTTGGATATTG TGTTGAAGAAGGTAAAGCACCGACTGGTAGAGAACATGAGCTCAGGGACAGCCGATGCCCTGGGGTTAAGCCGAGCCATACTTTGCAATG ATGGACTAGTGAAGAGATtagaggagctggagaggacTGCAGAGTTATACAAAG GTTTGACAGAGCACACCAAGAGTCTTCTCAGGGCTTTTTTTGAGCTATCTCAGACACACAGAG CATTTGGAGATGTTTTCTCTGTCATTGGTGTACGGGAACCACAACCTGCTGCCAGTGAAGCCTTTGTGAAATTTGCTGATGCCCATCGCAACATTGAGAAGTTTGGGATTCACCTTCTGAAAACAATTAAGCCG ATGCTCACTGACTTGAATACCTATCTGAATAAAGCCATTCCTGACACAAGGCTGACTATCAAAAAATACCTGGATGTCAAGTTTGAATATTTG TCTTACTGCCTGAAAGTCAAAGAGATGGATGATGAAGAGTACAGCTGCATT GCTCTGGGTGAGCCTCTCTACCGGGTCAGCACTGGGAACTACGAGTACCGCCTCATCCTGCGCTGCCGTCAGGAGGCCCGCACGCGCTTTGCCAAGATGAGGAAGGACGTGCTAGAGAAAATAGAGCTCCTGGACCAGAAACATG TTCAGGACATCGTGTTCCAGCTCCAGCGTTTTGTCTCCACGATGTCCAAGTACTATGACGACTGCTACGCCGTGCTCCGGGACGCAGATGTCTTTCCCATCGAGGTGGACCTTGCCCGCACCACTCTCAGCTATGGGCAGAAGGACACGTACACAGATGGGGCggaggaagaaggagagagcgagagagaggGTAGTGGGAGGGAGGATACAAATGGAGAGAAGCTCATTGATGATGCCTGA